A single Acidobacteriota bacterium DNA region contains:
- a CDS encoding thioredoxin domain-containing protein, whose amino-acid sequence MTEGGAHRVSHDYSNHLIDESSPYLLMHAHNPVDWYPWGQEAFDLAKRENKPIFLSVGYSTCHWCHVMERESFTDPEIARIMNADFVNIKVDREERPDVDKVYMTFVQATTGSGGWPMSVFLTPDLKPFFGGTYWPPVDRYGRPGFSTVLERVAEAWKKDSARIEQSAAEVLEQLEKSANAPAPEKANFTDETLSTAYRQIKSGYDPANGGFGGAPKFPRPVVFNFLLRHYARTGGQPALQMTLHTLHAMAEGGIHDHLGGGFHRYSVDAKWHVPHFEKMLYDQAQLAITYIEAYQITHDPFYADTARDILGYVLRDMHSAQGGFFSAEDADSQIEKNKPEHGEGAFYLWTADQIEEVLGPDAAAIFGYAYDVKHDGNVASQNDPQGEFAGKNILQVAYSVKETAKHFDKPQEEIRAALADARSKLLAARNQRPRPPLDDKILTSWNGLMISAFARAGQALGEPAYVQAAQGAADFIQSRLYNAHDGTLKRRYRKGDVGISGFLDDYTGLVQGLLDLYEASFRVSDLAWAIHLQETQDRLFWNEQGGGYFQTSPGDKSILVRMRDAYDGAEPSPNSVAAMNLLRLAEMANRPAWRERADKIFLAFSRQIEHSPETLPQMISAVDFALSKSKQVVIAGDRARQDTQALLDVVNQRYLPNKILLLVDGADGKQLAGWLPFIEGMHPIGGKATAYVCENYACKLPTSDPAEVARLLDEKP is encoded by the coding sequence ATGACCGAAGGCGGAGCACACCGGGTTTCGCACGACTACAGCAACCATCTCATCGATGAGAGCAGCCCCTATCTCCTGATGCACGCCCACAACCCCGTGGACTGGTATCCCTGGGGCCAGGAAGCTTTTGATCTTGCGAAACGTGAAAACAAGCCCATCTTTCTTTCCGTCGGCTACTCCACCTGCCACTGGTGCCACGTGATGGAGCGTGAATCGTTCACAGACCCTGAAATCGCGCGGATCATGAACGCAGACTTTGTGAATATCAAGGTGGACCGCGAAGAGCGTCCGGATGTCGACAAGGTCTACATGACCTTCGTGCAGGCCACCACCGGAAGCGGAGGCTGGCCAATGTCGGTTTTCCTCACGCCGGACCTCAAGCCCTTTTTCGGCGGCACCTACTGGCCTCCCGTAGACCGTTATGGGCGTCCGGGTTTCAGCACCGTTCTTGAGCGGGTGGCCGAAGCGTGGAAGAAAGATAGCGCCCGCATTGAACAGTCCGCCGCCGAAGTGTTGGAACAGCTGGAAAAGTCTGCCAACGCACCCGCACCCGAGAAAGCTAATTTTACCGACGAAACCCTGAGTACCGCTTACCGGCAGATCAAATCGGGTTACGATCCGGCGAATGGCGGGTTCGGCGGCGCGCCCAAGTTTCCACGCCCGGTGGTTTTCAATTTTCTTCTGCGGCATTATGCGCGCACGGGCGGCCAGCCCGCGTTGCAGATGACGCTCCACACCCTGCATGCCATGGCGGAAGGCGGCATCCACGATCACCTGGGCGGCGGGTTTCACCGTTATTCGGTGGATGCAAAGTGGCACGTGCCGCACTTTGAAAAAATGCTCTATGACCAGGCGCAACTGGCCATCACCTATATCGAGGCTTACCAGATCACCCACGATCCGTTTTACGCCGATACTGCGCGCGACATTCTGGGCTACGTTCTGCGCGACATGCATAGCGCGCAGGGCGGGTTTTTCAGCGCTGAAGACGCTGACAGCCAGATTGAAAAAAACAAGCCCGAACACGGCGAGGGTGCGTTCTATCTATGGACTGCCGACCAGATTGAAGAAGTTCTCGGCCCGGATGCAGCCGCCATCTTTGGCTATGCCTACGACGTAAAACACGACGGCAACGTCGCTTCGCAGAACGATCCTCAGGGCGAGTTCGCGGGAAAGAACATTCTCCAGGTGGCATATTCCGTCAAGGAAACCGCAAAGCATTTCGACAAGCCGCAGGAAGAAATCCGCGCGGCGCTCGCCGATGCCCGCAGCAAGCTGCTCGCGGCCCGCAATCAGCGGCCACGTCCACCCCTGGATGACAAAATTCTGACTTCCTGGAACGGCCTGATGATTTCCGCTTTCGCGCGTGCCGGGCAGGCGCTCGGCGAGCCTGCATACGTCCAGGCGGCACAAGGCGCGGCCGATTTCATCCAATCCAGGCTCTACAATGCGCACGACGGCACACTGAAACGCCGCTACCGAAAGGGCGATGTGGGCATCAGCGGTTTTCTTGACGACTATACCGGCCTTGTCCAGGGATTGCTCGACCTCTACGAAGCCTCATTCCGCGTCTCGGACCTTGCCTGGGCCATCCACCTGCAGGAAACCCAGGATCGCCTCTTCTGGAACGAACAAGGCGGCGGCTATTTCCAGACCTCGCCAGGGGACAAATCCATTCTAGTGAGAATGCGTGATGCCTATGACGGCGCCGAACCTTCCCCCAATTCTGTGGCTGCCATGAACCTGCTGCGGCTTGCCGAAATGGCCAACCGCCCGGCCTGGCGCGAAAGGGCCGATAAGATCTTTCTCGCCTTCAGCCGCCAGATTGAGCACTCCCCGGAAACTCTTCCCCAGATGATTTCCGCTGTGGACTTCGCACTCTCAAAGTCGAAACAGGTGGTTATCGCCGGCGATCGCGCCCGGCAGGATACGCAGGCGCTGCTCGACGTTGTAAACCAGCGGTATCTGCCCAACAAGATCCTTTTGCTCGTGGATGGCGCGGATGGTAAGCAGCTCGCCGGATGGCTTCCTTTCATCGAGGGGATGCACCCTATCGGCGGCAAAGCCACCGCCTACGTGTGCGAAAACTACGCCTGCAAACTTCCGACCTCCGATCCCGCGGAAGTTGCCCGGCTGCTCGATGAAAAACCTTGA
- a CDS encoding sodium-translocating pyrophosphatase, which yields MLLSATAAFAQTGETSAGEANLTLPDFTKVSFLGMNGHNLLLFGILFCIFGLLFGFAMYKRLKNLPVHRTMADISSLIWETCKTYLVQQGKFLFLLWVFIAAIIILYFGVLLHYQVFQVAIILLFSVVGILGSYSVAWFGIRVNTFANSRTAFASLEGKPYPVYKIPVRAGMSVGMMLISVELLMMLVILLFVPGGYAGPCFIGFAIGESLGAAALRIAGGIFTKIADIGADLMKIVFKIKEDDARNPGVIADCTGDNAGDSVGPSADGFETYGVTGVALITFILLGVKDPVVQVQLLVWIFVIRVVMLVAAAAAYYLNGAFSKARYGHAAKMNFESPLTGLVWLTSIASIALTYLSSAFIIPDLGGDPSMWWKLSTIVSCGTLAGALIPELVKVFTSTEARHVKEVVTSAREGGASLDILSGFVSGNFSSYYLGLTMMVLMAIGSWVSERGLQNIMLAAPVFAFGLVAFGFLGMGPVTIAVDSYGPVADNAQSVYELSLIEHVPNVEQEIKRDFNLDVNFEQAKEMLEANDGAGNTFKATAKPVLIGTAVVGATTMIFATIMALTNGLTTNVDKLSLLHAPFVLGLISGGAIIYWFTGASTQAVTTGAYRAVEFIKANIRLEGVERASASDSKKVVAICTQYAQRGMLNIFIAVFFVTLAFAFFDPFFFIGYLISIAIFGLYQAIFMANAGGAWDNAKKIVEVELKEKGTALHDATVVGDTVGDPFKDTSSVALNPIIKFTTLFGLLAVELAVRLTATSGSGLTHTLAAIFFAISYYFVYRSFYGMRIGTNEKAQATSQ from the coding sequence ATGCTGCTCAGCGCCACAGCTGCTTTTGCCCAGACAGGCGAGACGTCTGCAGGTGAAGCCAATCTGACGCTCCCCGATTTCACCAAGGTCAGCTTCCTGGGCATGAACGGGCATAACCTGCTGCTTTTTGGCATTCTGTTCTGCATCTTCGGCCTTCTGTTCGGGTTCGCCATGTACAAACGACTGAAGAACCTTCCGGTCCACCGCACCATGGCGGACATCTCCTCCCTGATATGGGAAACGTGCAAGACCTACCTGGTCCAGCAGGGCAAGTTCCTCTTTCTGCTATGGGTCTTTATCGCGGCTATTATCATCCTCTATTTTGGAGTGCTACTCCATTACCAGGTGTTCCAGGTGGCCATCATTCTGCTGTTCAGCGTGGTGGGGATTTTAGGAAGTTACAGCGTGGCGTGGTTTGGCATTCGCGTGAACACCTTTGCCAATTCCCGCACCGCCTTCGCCAGCCTGGAAGGCAAGCCGTATCCCGTATACAAAATTCCTGTGCGCGCCGGCATGAGCGTCGGCATGATGCTCATCAGCGTTGAGCTGCTGATGATGCTGGTGATTCTCCTTTTTGTTCCCGGTGGCTACGCCGGGCCGTGCTTCATCGGCTTTGCGATCGGCGAGTCATTGGGAGCTGCAGCGCTGAGAATTGCCGGCGGCATCTTCACCAAGATTGCAGACATCGGCGCCGACCTGATGAAAATCGTCTTCAAGATCAAAGAGGACGACGCGCGGAATCCGGGCGTGATCGCCGACTGCACTGGCGACAACGCGGGCGACTCGGTTGGTCCCAGCGCCGACGGTTTTGAAACCTACGGCGTGACGGGTGTGGCGCTGATTACGTTCATCCTGCTGGGCGTCAAGGATCCGGTGGTCCAGGTCCAGCTCCTGGTCTGGATCTTCGTCATCCGCGTTGTGATGCTCGTGGCGGCTGCGGCGGCTTATTACCTGAACGGCGCGTTCTCCAAAGCCCGCTACGGACACGCTGCGAAAATGAATTTTGAATCCCCGCTCACGGGGCTGGTCTGGCTCACCTCGATTGCCTCCATCGCCCTGACTTATCTGAGTTCGGCCTTCATCATCCCGGACCTTGGAGGCGACCCCTCGATGTGGTGGAAGCTTTCAACCATTGTCTCCTGTGGAACTCTGGCCGGTGCTCTGATTCCTGAACTGGTTAAAGTCTTCACGTCCACTGAGGCCCGGCATGTGAAGGAAGTGGTGACCTCGGCGCGCGAAGGCGGAGCGTCACTTGACATCCTGTCCGGTTTCGTTTCCGGCAATTTTTCAAGCTACTATCTCGGCCTCACGATGATGGTGCTGATGGCCATCGGCTCCTGGGTCAGCGAGCGCGGCCTTCAAAACATCATGCTGGCTGCGCCCGTGTTCGCTTTCGGCCTGGTGGCATTCGGCTTCCTGGGAATGGGGCCGGTGACGATTGCCGTTGACTCTTACGGCCCGGTCGCCGACAACGCGCAGTCAGTTTACGAACTATCGCTGATCGAGCACGTTCCCAACGTGGAGCAGGAAATCAAACGCGATTTCAACCTGGACGTTAACTTTGAGCAGGCCAAGGAAATGCTGGAAGCCAACGACGGCGCCGGCAACACCTTCAAGGCCACGGCCAAGCCCGTGCTGATCGGAACGGCGGTAGTTGGGGCCACAACGATGATTTTTGCCACCATCATGGCCCTCACTAACGGCCTGACAACCAACGTGGATAAGCTTTCCCTGCTCCACGCGCCGTTTGTCCTGGGCCTGATTTCCGGCGGGGCCATCATCTACTGGTTCACGGGGGCTTCAACTCAGGCCGTTACCACTGGCGCCTATCGCGCCGTCGAGTTCATCAAAGCCAACATTCGCCTGGAAGGAGTGGAGAGGGCCTCAGCTAGCGACAGCAAGAAGGTGGTCGCAATCTGCACGCAGTATGCGCAGCGCGGCATGTTGAACATCTTTATCGCAGTCTTCTTCGTGACTCTGGCCTTCGCCTTCTTTGATCCGTTTTTCTTTATCGGCTACCTGATTTCGATTGCCATCTTCGGTCTTTACCAGGCCATCTTTATGGCCAACGCGGGCGGAGCGTGGGACAACGCCAAGAAAATTGTCGAGGTGGAGCTGAAGGAAAAAGGGACCGCCCTGCACGACGCAACCGTCGTGGGTGACACGGTGGGCGACCCGTTCAAAGACACATCTTCGGTGGCGCTGAACCCGATCATCAAATTCACAACTTTGTTTGGGCTACTGGCCGTGGAACTTGCAGTGCGCCTGACGGCAACCAGCGGCTCGGGATTGACACACACCCTGGCAGCCATCTTTTTTGCCATCTCGTATTACTTTGTCTACCGTTCGTTCTACGGGATGCGGATTGGTACAAACGAGAAAGCTCAAGCCACCTCACAATAA
- a CDS encoding rhodanese-like domain-containing protein, with protein MAWLADARKGEHLMGLKVGLGLAVLCILAASLTALPQKHPSVTTGVPETSARDLHSILGRKGKVLVLDVRTPDEYAKGHIPEAVNVPIDILAAKIGGMHISKETTIVTTCEHGGRSSRAALELRKMGYQATSFCRIESWQKDGYKIMKEGAKPRS; from the coding sequence ATGGCTTGGCTAGCGGACGCCCGGAAAGGAGAACACCTTATGGGACTGAAAGTCGGCCTGGGCTTGGCCGTCCTTTGTATATTAGCAGCCTCGCTTACTGCCCTTCCCCAGAAGCATCCATCCGTCACTACCGGCGTTCCGGAGACGTCCGCAAGAGACCTCCACTCAATACTCGGCCGCAAGGGAAAAGTTCTGGTGCTCGATGTCCGTACACCTGATGAATACGCCAAAGGCCATATACCAGAAGCTGTTAACGTCCCGATTGACATACTCGCTGCGAAGATCGGTGGAATGCACATTTCAAAAGAAACTACCATCGTCACCACCTGTGAACACGGAGGACGGAGCTCTCGCGCCGCATTGGAACTTCGGAAGATGGGATATCAGGCCACATCGTTTTGCCGCATCGAATCCTGGCAAAAGGATGGCTACAAGATTATGAAGGAGGGCGCAAAGCCTCGCTCATAA
- the rdgB gene encoding RdgB/HAM1 family non-canonical purine NTP pyrophosphatase, with amino-acid sequence MLTVYLASTNPGKLREFRHAAEARGFEVELLPGIEGLPVCIEDGSTFEENACKKARCYSQWTDGMVFADDSGISVDALGSGPGIFSARYAGPEADDEANNQKLLRELAGIPPSNRTAHYACVIALARHGKILTVVEGRAEGLIRNEPKGTGGFGYDPYFYYPPLHRTFAELGMEEKFEVSHRGQAFRKLLDYLQAQGCGA; translated from the coding sequence ATGCTGACCGTTTATCTTGCCTCAACCAATCCAGGAAAATTGCGGGAATTCAGGCATGCAGCCGAAGCCCGCGGGTTTGAAGTCGAACTTCTTCCCGGCATCGAGGGCCTGCCCGTTTGCATCGAGGATGGAAGTACCTTTGAAGAAAACGCCTGCAAGAAGGCGCGCTGTTACAGCCAGTGGACGGACGGCATGGTTTTTGCCGACGATTCCGGCATCTCGGTGGATGCTCTAGGGTCAGGCCCCGGAATTTTCTCTGCCCGCTATGCAGGACCCGAAGCGGATGACGAAGCAAACAACCAAAAGCTTCTTCGCGAGCTGGCAGGCATCCCACCATCAAATCGTACGGCGCACTACGCTTGCGTGATCGCATTGGCCCGGCACGGAAAGATATTGACAGTAGTTGAAGGTAGAGCTGAAGGGCTGATCAGGAATGAGCCCAAAGGAACTGGAGGTTTTGGTTACGATCCTTACTTCTATTACCCCCCTTTGCACAGAACTTTCGCCGAACTCGGCATGGAGGAGAAATTCGAGGTTTCGCATCGCGGACAGGCTTTCCGAAAGCTGCTCGACTACCTTCAGGCGCAAGGTTGTGGCGCTTGA
- a CDS encoding ribonuclease PH: MSSTLKSLSGLLYSGGKLVRAGHRTASEIRPFEIIPDFISSAEGSALIRLGETRVICTASVESGVPAFLKGTGKGWISSEYAMIPRATEIRTPREVTRGRPSGRTMEIQRLIGRSLRAVVNLEKLGERTVWVDCDVIRADGGTRTASITGAMAALALAFRKLKDRKVISGIPLNDFVAAISVGIIGKEALLDLDYSEDSSAEVDMNVVMTGSGRFVEVQATAEGLPFGNDDMARLIELARPAIQQLIAMQKSITKVDLPAMSPDAAGLRPGQGA; this comes from the coding sequence ATGTCCTCAACACTTAAGTCGCTTTCAGGCCTGCTCTATTCCGGAGGGAAGCTCGTGCGTGCAGGCCACCGTACAGCATCGGAGATCCGGCCATTTGAAATTATTCCCGACTTCATTTCCAGCGCTGAAGGCTCAGCCCTGATCCGCCTGGGCGAAACCCGGGTGATCTGCACAGCTTCAGTGGAATCCGGAGTGCCCGCCTTCCTGAAAGGAACCGGCAAAGGCTGGATATCAAGCGAATACGCTATGATCCCACGCGCGACTGAAATCCGGACCCCCCGCGAGGTAACTCGCGGCCGGCCCAGCGGCCGGACGATGGAAATCCAGCGGCTGATCGGCCGGTCTTTGCGCGCCGTCGTAAACCTCGAGAAACTCGGAGAGCGGACCGTCTGGGTTGACTGTGACGTCATCCGCGCGGACGGTGGGACGCGCACGGCATCCATCACGGGCGCCATGGCCGCGCTCGCTCTTGCTTTCAGGAAACTCAAGGACAGGAAAGTAATCTCCGGAATCCCCTTAAACGATTTTGTGGCTGCCATCAGCGTTGGGATTATCGGGAAAGAGGCTCTGCTCGATCTCGATTATTCGGAAGACTCGAGCGCCGAAGTCGATATGAATGTCGTTATGACCGGGTCAGGCCGCTTTGTGGAAGTGCAGGCGACCGCTGAAGGGTTGCCTTTTGGCAACGATGATATGGCAAGGCTGATTGAGTTGGCGCGGCCAGCCATCCAGCAGTTGATTGCCATGCAAAAGTCGATTACCAAAGTTGATCTGCCGGCCATGAGCCCTGATGCAGCCGGTCTTCGCCCCGGTCAAGGCGCTTAG
- a CDS encoding isoprenylcysteine carboxylmethyltransferase family protein — protein MLRLLALLYGVFCYLVFLVSFFWAIWFVWTLDAPRSGLSLGLALLIDAGLLALFAIQHSGMARQKFKRAWTKLLPRPLERSTYVLFSSLALLAIIVFWQPMPSVIWDIGPGFGRIVLQVLFWAGWLNLLLATFIIDHFDLFGLRQTWMYFRGVPYKYPGFRTPMEYKYVRHPIYLSFLIAFWSTPRMTLGHLFFAVMCTGFMLVAIQFEERDLVCFHGERYLEYKNQVPMLIPRPMKKAAVRESSPATDD, from the coding sequence ATGTTGCGCCTGCTTGCTTTGCTCTACGGTGTTTTCTGCTATCTTGTGTTCCTCGTTTCCTTCTTTTGGGCAATCTGGTTTGTCTGGACACTTGATGCGCCTCGTTCCGGCCTATCCCTTGGCCTTGCTTTGCTGATTGACGCCGGCCTTCTCGCGCTGTTTGCCATCCAGCACAGCGGCATGGCTCGGCAGAAGTTTAAGCGCGCGTGGACAAAGCTTCTCCCCAGGCCACTCGAGCGTAGTACCTATGTCCTCTTCTCCAGCCTGGCTCTCCTGGCAATCATCGTCTTCTGGCAGCCGATGCCCTCCGTGATCTGGGATATCGGCCCCGGCTTCGGCCGCATCGTTCTGCAGGTTCTTTTCTGGGCTGGCTGGCTTAACCTTCTGTTAGCAACTTTTATAATCGACCACTTCGACTTGTTCGGTCTCAGGCAGACCTGGATGTATTTTCGCGGTGTTCCTTATAAGTATCCGGGCTTCCGGACCCCAATGGAATACAAGTACGTCCGCCACCCGATCTACCTTAGCTTTCTCATCGCCTTCTGGAGCACGCCGCGCATGACGCTTGGTCACCTGTTCTTTGCAGTTATGTGCACGGGCTTCATGCTGGTAGCCATCCAGTTTGAGGAGCGGGACCTGGTCTGCTTCCACGGTGAGCGCTATCTGGAATACAAGAACCAGGTGCCCATGCTCATACCCAGGCCGATGAAAAAGGCTGCGGTGCGAGAAAGCTCTCCTGCAACAGATGATTGA
- a CDS encoding aldo/keto reductase, with protein MKNKEEKPTRRDFLGRMAVGIAGITGSSLGPSATEKTLASTSSQGMIYRTLGRSGEKISLLGLGGYHIGMNPNEQESIRLIRTAIDHGITFMDNCWDYHNGVSETRMGKALEDGYRQKVFLMTKTDAQVKDAWEKQLHECLQRLQTDVIDLIQFHEVIRIGDPDRIFGPDGAFEAALAARKAGKVRYIGFTGHKDPAIHLKMLNAGLKRGFTFDAVQMPLNVLDAHYRSFATEVVPVCVEHGIGVLGMKPLADGAIPRNNVLPAIDCLHYAMNLPTSVVINGCETEERLEQGLEAVRTFKPMSESEVAALLAKTAKAAANGGFEPFKTSHTYDGTYQNPQWLG; from the coding sequence ATGAAAAACAAGGAAGAGAAACCGACGCGCAGAGACTTCCTGGGCCGGATGGCGGTGGGTATTGCAGGCATAACGGGAAGCAGCCTGGGACCTTCGGCAACGGAGAAAACATTGGCATCTACAAGTTCACAAGGCATGATCTACCGCACGCTGGGGCGAAGCGGGGAAAAGATTTCACTGCTGGGACTGGGTGGATATCACATCGGGATGAATCCAAACGAGCAGGAAAGCATTCGGCTGATCCGGACGGCAATTGACCACGGCATCACTTTTATGGACAACTGCTGGGACTATCACAACGGCGTGAGTGAGACACGCATGGGCAAGGCGCTCGAGGACGGTTACCGGCAGAAAGTTTTCCTGATGACCAAGACCGACGCCCAGGTGAAAGATGCCTGGGAAAAACAGCTTCACGAATGCTTGCAGCGCCTGCAGACCGACGTGATTGACCTGATCCAGTTCCATGAAGTGATCCGCATCGGCGATCCTGACCGCATTTTCGGGCCGGACGGCGCCTTTGAGGCCGCGCTGGCCGCACGCAAGGCGGGCAAGGTGCGGTACATCGGATTCACAGGACATAAGGACCCGGCCATCCACCTGAAGATGCTGAACGCGGGCCTCAAGCGCGGGTTCACCTTTGACGCCGTACAGATGCCGCTGAATGTGCTCGACGCGCATTACCGCAGCTTCGCAACGGAAGTTGTCCCGGTTTGCGTTGAACATGGCATCGGCGTGCTGGGCATGAAGCCGCTGGCGGATGGCGCCATTCCCCGCAACAACGTGCTTCCGGCTATCGATTGCCTGCACTATGCTATGAACCTGCCGACCTCTGTGGTGATCAACGGCTGCGAGACGGAGGAACGCCTTGAGCAGGGGCTTGAAGCTGTACGGACTTTCAAGCCGATGAGCGAAAGCGAGGTGGCCGCACTGCTGGCAAAAACTGCGAAGGCTGCGGCGAATGGCGGTTTCGAACCTTTCAAGACCTCGCACACGTACGACGGCACGTATCAAAACCCCCAATGGCTTGGCTAG
- a CDS encoding DUF971 domain-containing protein encodes MISTPRTVRLHGEGNKLVIEWADGHQSAFSYQYLRDRCPCATCLDSNTRAPQRPGLLPMFGSGPLKPEKAELVGRYALQIFWNDGHSTGIYTFDYLRDLCPCEDCEAAREKVQ; translated from the coding sequence GTGATCTCAACTCCCAGGACGGTCCGGCTGCATGGCGAAGGCAACAAGCTGGTGATTGAATGGGCGGACGGACATCAAAGCGCATTTTCTTACCAGTACCTTCGCGACCGCTGCCCGTGCGCCACGTGCCTGGATTCAAACACCCGGGCTCCCCAGAGGCCAGGATTGCTGCCGATGTTCGGATCGGGTCCGCTGAAACCGGAAAAGGCGGAACTGGTGGGGCGCTATGCGCTACAGATTTTTTGGAATGACGGCCACTCCACCGGCATTTATACTTTCGACTACCTGCGCGACCTTTGCCCGTGCGAAGATTGCGAAGCCGCGCGAGAGAAGGTCCAGTAG
- a CDS encoding DUF421 domain-containing protein yields MAPAAGPLKPGGPGPSVETRNKETRMHANLWTDLFIPGLPLIDKILRAVIVYSFLVVALKLAGRRELAQLNAFDLVVLLTISNTVQNAIIGNDNSVTGGLIGAATLLAVNYMVVRVAFEYDRKRRHVRDAGVVLVANGTVRQESLQKQLISRDELKEAANRQGYSSLGEVEHAVLNPDGSFAFTRKKDGAENHAYQEILNRINHLAEQIGRLQPGEGPASS; encoded by the coding sequence ATGGCGCCAGCAGCCGGCCCATTGAAACCGGGCGGCCCCGGGCCATCTGTCGAAACTCGCAATAAGGAGACCCGCATGCACGCAAATCTCTGGACCGATCTGTTTATTCCCGGCCTGCCGTTGATTGACAAGATCCTGCGCGCCGTGATCGTCTACTCTTTCCTGGTTGTGGCATTGAAGCTGGCCGGAAGGCGGGAACTCGCGCAACTGAATGCGTTTGACCTGGTGGTCCTTCTGACCATATCCAACACCGTCCAGAACGCCATCATCGGCAACGATAATTCCGTTACGGGTGGGTTAATCGGCGCCGCGACGCTGCTGGCGGTTAATTATATGGTTGTCCGGGTCGCGTTCGAGTATGACAGGAAGCGCCGCCACGTCCGCGACGCAGGTGTGGTTCTTGTCGCAAACGGAACAGTCCGGCAGGAATCGTTGCAGAAGCAACTGATCAGCAGGGACGAGCTTAAGGAAGCAGCCAACCGGCAGGGTTACTCATCGCTCGGGGAAGTTGAACATGCGGTGCTGAACCCGGACGGGTCCTTCGCGTTTACCAGGAAGAAAGACGGCGCCGAAAATCATGCCTATCAGGAAATCCTGAACCGGATTAACCATCTGGCCGAACAGATTGGCCGATTGCAGCCCGGCGAAGGGCCGGCGAGTTCATGA
- a CDS encoding alpha/beta hydrolase translates to MEFPVEFYNLRRKLLRGMIHRPAGGRGKHPGVVFFHGFTGDRMESHWIFIKCARALAREGIASLRFDFYGSGESEGDFYDATLQSEIADARAAIRFMQRQKGIDPGRLGLCGLSLGGCVAACVAQAANARALVLWSAVAHPAILQQLSNDLGKSSPTHPGDFEYDARLISARFLRDAAKVDPLGAIRRFRKPTRIIHPGKDATVPLSHAGDFLQASGASIKQKVIIPGADHTFTSVAWEAAVIGQTVEWFRRFL, encoded by the coding sequence ATGGAATTTCCTGTTGAATTTTACAACCTGCGCCGTAAATTGCTGCGGGGCATGATCCACCGGCCAGCCGGCGGTCGGGGAAAACACCCTGGGGTCGTTTTTTTCCACGGCTTTACCGGCGACCGCATGGAATCGCATTGGATCTTTATCAAGTGCGCACGCGCCCTCGCGCGTGAAGGGATTGCAAGTCTGCGGTTTGATTTCTATGGGTCCGGTGAATCCGAAGGAGATTTCTATGATGCCACTCTCCAAAGTGAAATCGCCGACGCCCGGGCTGCCATCCGCTTCATGCAGCGCCAAAAAGGGATCGATCCGGGCAGGCTGGGACTTTGCGGGCTTTCACTGGGGGGCTGCGTGGCGGCCTGCGTTGCGCAGGCGGCAAACGCCAGAGCTTTGGTCCTGTGGAGTGCCGTGGCGCACCCCGCAATTCTTCAGCAGTTGTCGAACGATTTGGGGAAATCATCGCCGACCCATCCGGGCGATTTTGAATATGACGCCCGCCTCATCTCCGCCCGCTTTCTGAGGGACGCCGCGAAGGTCGATCCGCTGGGGGCCATCCGCCGGTTTCGAAAGCCAACACGGATCATTCACCCCGGCAAAGATGCGACCGTTCCCCTCTCGCACGCAGGAGACTTTTTGCAGGCATCGGGAGCCAGCATCAAACAGAAAGTCATCATCCCCGGCGCAGACCACACCTTCACATCAGTCGCGTGGGAGGCCGCGGTGATTGGCCAGACGGTGGAGTGGTTTCGGCGTTTCCTGTAG